One stretch of Ipomoea triloba cultivar NCNSP0323 chromosome 8, ASM357664v1 DNA includes these proteins:
- the LOC116026749 gene encoding uncharacterized protein At4g28440-like, which yields MAELKKKQGGFTKVNQLRPLDTGVSLTVKVVSSKQIAQRGRPQGRFAECLVGDETGMVIFSARNDQVDLMQEGNTIVVTNAKVDMFKGSMRLAVDRFGRVEITEAASFSVPEDINMSLIEFERIDVVV from the exons ATGGCAGAACTGAAGAAGAAGCAGGGCGGTTTTACCAAGGTCAACCAGCTTCGCCCTTTGGATACTGGGGTTAGCCTCACTGTAAAAGTTGTGAGTTCAAAGCAGATCGCCCAGAGAGGCAGGCCGCAGGGCCGTTTTGCCGAATGTTTGGTGGGAGATGAGACTGGAATGGTTATCTTCAGTGCCAGAAATGATCAAG TGGACTTGATGCAAGAGGGCAATACCATTGTGGTTACAAATGCAAAAGTCGACATGTTCAAGGGATCGATGAGGCTTGCCGTGGATCGCTTTGGGCGTGTTGAAATCACAGAAGCTGCGAGTTTTTCTGTGCCAGAAGATATCAACATGTCCTTGATTGAATTTGAGCGCATAGATGTTGTTGTGTGA